A single region of the Halopiger xanaduensis SH-6 genome encodes:
- a CDS encoding beta-CASP ribonuclease aCPSF1: MSTVEQQLDDLQAEITSELPSDISVSSVKYEGPELVVYTRDPKKFAQQGDLIRQLASKLRKRITVRPDPSVLSQPEEAREEIMNVIPEEAGVTDLDFHADTGEVVIEAQKPGMVIGRHGSTLREITKNVGWTPEVVRTPPIESSTVSNVRSFLKQERDERRDILEKVGRQIHREEMSDDEYVRISTLGCCREVGRASFILSTPETRILVDCGDKPGAEGEVPYLHAPEAFGAGPETIDAVVLTHAHLDHSAFIPLLFKYGYDGPIYCTEPTRDLMGLLTLDYLDVAAKEGRTPPYDSEQVREAIKHTIPLEYGDVTDIAPDVKLTLHNAGHILGSAVSHFHIGDGLYNVCFSGDIHYEDTRLFNGAVNDFPRVETLVLESTYGGRNDYQTDQEDSEEKLKRVINEAYDRGGKVLIPAFAVGRSQEIMLVLEEAMREGDIPEMPVHLDGMIWEATAIHTTYPEYLRDDLRDRIFHEDENPFLADEFNHIDGGEEERQDVADGEPCIILSTSGMVTGGPIMSWLSHIGPDPDSTLTFVGYQAQGTLGRRIQNGWDEIPTSEVGAMGGDNGRGTLSLNMHVETVDGFSGHADRAGLENFVKTMNPRPEKVLCVHGDERSTQDLSSALYHNYDMRTFAPKNLETFRFL, from the coding sequence ATGAGCACTGTAGAGCAGCAACTCGACGATTTGCAAGCAGAGATCACGAGCGAGTTACCGAGCGATATCTCGGTCTCCTCGGTGAAATACGAAGGCCCCGAACTGGTGGTCTACACGCGCGATCCGAAGAAGTTCGCCCAGCAGGGCGACCTCATTCGGCAGCTCGCGAGCAAACTGCGCAAGCGGATCACCGTTCGGCCGGACCCGAGCGTCCTCTCGCAACCCGAGGAGGCTCGCGAGGAGATCATGAACGTGATCCCCGAGGAGGCCGGCGTCACGGACCTCGACTTCCACGCCGACACCGGCGAGGTCGTCATCGAGGCCCAAAAGCCCGGCATGGTTATCGGCCGCCACGGCTCGACACTCCGCGAGATCACGAAGAACGTCGGCTGGACGCCCGAAGTCGTCCGCACGCCGCCGATCGAGTCCTCGACGGTCTCGAACGTCCGGAGCTTCCTCAAGCAGGAACGCGACGAGCGACGGGACATCCTCGAGAAGGTCGGCCGCCAGATCCACCGCGAGGAGATGTCCGACGACGAGTACGTCCGCATCTCTACGCTGGGCTGTTGCCGCGAGGTCGGTCGGGCCTCCTTCATCCTCTCGACGCCCGAAACCCGGATTCTCGTCGACTGCGGTGACAAGCCCGGCGCCGAGGGCGAAGTGCCCTACCTCCACGCCCCCGAGGCGTTCGGCGCCGGCCCCGAGACGATCGACGCGGTCGTCCTCACTCACGCCCACCTCGACCACTCCGCGTTCATTCCGCTCCTCTTTAAGTACGGCTACGACGGTCCGATCTACTGTACCGAGCCTACGCGGGACCTGATGGGCCTGCTGACGCTCGACTACCTCGACGTCGCGGCCAAGGAGGGCCGCACGCCGCCCTACGACTCCGAGCAGGTCCGCGAAGCGATCAAACACACCATCCCGCTCGAGTACGGCGACGTCACCGACATCGCGCCGGACGTCAAGCTGACGCTGCACAACGCCGGTCACATCCTCGGCTCGGCCGTCTCGCACTTCCACATCGGCGACGGCCTCTACAACGTCTGCTTCTCCGGCGACATCCACTACGAGGACACCCGCCTGTTCAACGGTGCGGTCAACGACTTCCCCCGCGTCGAGACGCTCGTCCTCGAGTCGACCTACGGCGGTCGAAACGACTACCAGACCGACCAGGAAGACTCGGAAGAGAAACTCAAGCGGGTCATCAACGAGGCCTACGACCGCGGCGGCAAGGTCCTCATTCCAGCGTTCGCCGTCGGTCGCTCTCAGGAGATCATGCTCGTCCTGGAGGAGGCGATGCGCGAGGGCGATATTCCCGAGATGCCGGTCCACTTAGACGGCATGATCTGGGAGGCGACGGCCATCCACACGACCTACCCCGAGTACCTCCGGGACGACCTTCGCGACCGGATCTTCCACGAGGACGAGAACCCCTTCCTCGCCGACGAGTTCAACCACATCGACGGCGGCGAGGAGGAGCGCCAGGACGTCGCCGACGGCGAGCCCTGCATCATCCTCTCGACGTCCGGTATGGTCACCGGCGGCCCGATCATGTCCTGGCTCTCCCACATCGGCCCCGATCCGGACTCGACGCTGACCTTCGTCGGCTACCAGGCCCAGGGGACCCTCGGCCGCCGCATCCAGAACGGCTGGGACGAGATCCCGACCAGCGAAGTCGGCGCCATGGGCGGCGACAACGGCCGCGGGACTCTCTCGCTGAACATGCACGTCGAGACCGTCGACGGCTTCTCCGGCCACGCCGACCGCGCCGGCCTCGAGAACTTCGTCAAGACGATGAACCCCCGTCCCGAGAAGGTGCTCTGCGTCCACGGCGACGAGCGGTCCACGCAGGACCTCTCCTCCGCCCTCTACCACAACTACGACATGCGAACCTTCGCGCCGAAGAACCTCGAGACCTTCCGCTTCTTATAA
- a CDS encoding EamA family transporter: MVSVAIALALATLLLFGGWAVAADVATRSLSAVNAVLLSYVASIGLVGGYAVLSRRPIAGTSTDIAFALGSGVFLAAGTLAFYAALTRGSMAVVSAIAGLYFVVPVLVGVAYFETALSTANVVGFALAVVAVVLIAS, encoded by the coding sequence ATGGTGAGCGTAGCGATAGCGTTGGCACTTGCGACCTTGCTGCTGTTCGGCGGCTGGGCGGTCGCGGCGGACGTCGCGACGCGGTCGCTATCGGCCGTGAACGCGGTCCTGCTGTCGTACGTGGCGAGTATCGGACTCGTCGGCGGATACGCGGTCCTGTCGCGGCGCCCGATCGCCGGAACGAGTACCGACATCGCGTTCGCGTTGGGGTCGGGCGTGTTTCTCGCGGCCGGGACCCTTGCGTTCTACGCGGCGCTGACGCGGGGGAGTATGGCGGTCGTCTCGGCCATCGCCGGCCTCTACTTCGTCGTCCCCGTCCTCGTCGGCGTCGCCTACTTCGAGACGGCGCTGAGCACCGCGAACGTCGTCGGATTCGCGCTCGCGGTCGTCGCCGTGGTTCTCATCGCCTCTTAA